The proteins below come from a single Streptomyces tubercidicus genomic window:
- a CDS encoding FAD-dependent oxidoreductase, producing the protein MAAERLVVVGGDAAGMSAASQARRLRKPGELAITAFERGHFTSYSACGIPYWVGGDVDGPEALIARTAEEHRARDIDLRMRTEVTELDLDRGRVRVRELDNGGRESWAGFDKLVLATGARPRRPRLPGIDAPGVHGVQTLDDGQALLDTLAASSGRRAVVVGAGYIGVEMAEALIRRGYAVTVLEQSAQPMSTLDPDMGALVHEAMCDMGIETVCGTTVTGVLTDTEGRARAVTTGDAEYPADVVVLGMGVRPETTLAAAAGLPLGESGGLLTDLAMRVRGQEHIWAGGDCVEVLDLVSGHTRHIALGTHANKHGQVIGANVGGGYAVFPGVVGTAVSKVCDLEIARTGLLERHARAAGLRFVTATIEATNRAGYYPGARPMHVKMLAELRTGRLLGTQIVGREGAGKRVDIAAVALTAGMTVEQMTALDLGYAPPFSPVWDPVLVAARKAAGAVRAAGA; encoded by the coding sequence ATGGCGGCGGAGCGGCTGGTAGTCGTCGGGGGCGATGCGGCGGGGATGTCCGCGGCCTCGCAGGCACGCCGGCTGCGCAAGCCCGGCGAGCTGGCGATCACCGCGTTCGAGCGCGGCCACTTCACCTCGTACTCCGCCTGCGGCATCCCGTACTGGGTGGGCGGCGACGTCGACGGCCCGGAGGCGCTGATCGCCCGTACGGCCGAGGAGCACCGCGCCCGGGACATCGATCTGCGGATGCGCACCGAGGTCACCGAACTCGACCTGGACCGCGGCCGGGTGCGGGTCCGGGAGCTGGACAACGGCGGCCGGGAGTCCTGGGCCGGCTTCGACAAGCTGGTGCTGGCGACCGGCGCGCGGCCCCGCCGCCCCCGTCTGCCGGGGATCGACGCGCCGGGGGTGCACGGTGTGCAGACCCTCGACGACGGTCAGGCCCTGCTGGACACCCTCGCCGCGTCGTCCGGCCGTCGGGCGGTCGTCGTGGGCGCGGGCTACATCGGCGTGGAGATGGCCGAGGCGCTGATCCGTCGCGGCTATGCCGTCACCGTCCTGGAGCAGAGCGCCCAGCCGATGTCCACCCTGGACCCGGACATGGGCGCGCTCGTCCATGAGGCGATGTGCGACATGGGCATCGAGACGGTGTGCGGGACGACCGTCACCGGGGTGCTGACCGATACGGAGGGGCGCGCCCGCGCGGTCACCACCGGGGACGCCGAGTACCCGGCGGATGTGGTCGTACTGGGCATGGGGGTGCGTCCGGAGACCACGCTCGCCGCCGCGGCCGGGCTGCCGCTGGGCGAGTCCGGCGGGCTGCTCACCGATCTCGCGATGCGGGTCCGCGGCCAGGAGCACATCTGGGCGGGCGGCGACTGTGTGGAGGTCCTGGACCTGGTCTCCGGGCACACCCGCCATATCGCGCTGGGCACCCACGCCAACAAGCACGGGCAGGTCATCGGCGCCAATGTGGGCGGCGGCTACGCCGTCTTCCCCGGAGTCGTCGGTACGGCCGTCAGCAAGGTCTGTGATCTGGAGATCGCCCGGACGGGGCTGCTGGAGCGTCATGCGCGGGCCGCCGGACTGCGCTTCGTCACGGCGACCATCGAGGCCACCAACCGGGCCGGCTACTACCCCGGCGCCCGCCCGATGCACGTCAAGATGCTCGCCGAACTCCGTACGGGCCGGTTGCTGGGGACGCAGATCGTCGGCCGCGAGGGCGCCGGGAAGCGGGTGGACATCGCGGCGGTCGCGCTCACCGCCGGGATGACGGTGGAGCAGATGACCGCCCTCGACCTCGGCTACGCCCCGCCGTTCTCCCCGGTCTGGGACCCGGTCCTGGTGGCGGCCCGCAAGGCGGCCGGCGCCGTACGGGCCGCCGGGGCCTGA
- a CDS encoding thiolase family protein, whose amino-acid sequence MTDPHVRDVYIVDAVRTPVGKYGGALAGVRPDDLAAHVVRALVDRTPDLDPARIDDVCFGDANGAGEDNRNVARMAVLLAGLPVTVPGVTVNRLCGSGLEAVIQAARAIAHGDAHIAVAGGVESMSRAPYVLRKPERAFPAGHQEMFSSTLGWRMVNARMRPEWTVALGEGAELIADQHGITREQQDVFALASHQKAVRAWQEGAYEAEVVPLPDVDLLRDETIREASSLESLSKLKPVFRPAGGTVTAGNSSPLNDGAAALLLVDEEGLRATGREPLARIRASAVTGIEPQLFGLGPVEAVRRALERSGRGFDDVAAFELNEAFAAQALGCIGQWPELDPAVVNPRGGAIAIGHPLGASGARLAGSVAHQLAALGSGTGLAALCIGVGQGLALVLER is encoded by the coding sequence ATGACCGACCCACACGTCCGGGATGTGTACATCGTCGATGCCGTACGGACCCCCGTCGGCAAGTACGGCGGCGCGCTGGCCGGGGTACGGCCCGACGACCTCGCCGCCCATGTGGTCCGGGCCCTGGTGGACCGCACTCCCGACCTCGATCCGGCGCGGATCGACGATGTCTGCTTCGGCGACGCGAACGGCGCGGGCGAGGACAACCGCAATGTGGCGCGGATGGCGGTGCTGCTGGCCGGGCTGCCGGTGACCGTCCCCGGCGTGACCGTGAACCGGCTGTGCGGGTCCGGTCTGGAGGCGGTCATCCAGGCGGCCCGCGCCATCGCCCACGGCGACGCGCATATCGCGGTGGCGGGCGGTGTGGAGTCGATGAGCCGTGCGCCCTATGTGCTGCGCAAGCCCGAACGCGCCTTCCCGGCGGGCCATCAGGAGATGTTCTCCTCCACGCTGGGCTGGCGGATGGTCAATGCGCGGATGCGGCCGGAGTGGACGGTCGCGCTGGGCGAGGGCGCCGAGCTGATCGCCGACCAGCACGGCATCACCCGCGAGCAGCAGGACGTGTTCGCGCTGGCCAGCCACCAGAAGGCGGTACGTGCCTGGCAAGAGGGCGCCTACGAGGCCGAGGTCGTGCCGCTGCCGGACGTGGACCTGCTGCGCGACGAGACGATCCGGGAGGCGTCGTCCCTGGAGTCGCTGTCCAAGCTGAAGCCGGTGTTCCGCCCGGCCGGAGGCACGGTCACCGCCGGGAACTCCTCACCCCTCAACGACGGTGCGGCCGCGCTGCTGCTGGTCGACGAGGAGGGACTGCGGGCCACCGGGCGGGAGCCGCTGGCCCGTATCCGCGCGAGCGCGGTGACCGGTATCGAGCCGCAGCTGTTCGGGCTGGGCCCGGTGGAGGCGGTACGGCGCGCGCTGGAGCGGTCCGGGCGCGGCTTCGACGACGTGGCGGCCTTCGAGCTCAACGAGGCGTTCGCGGCCCAGGCGTTGGGCTGTATCGGGCAGTGGCCGGAACTGGACCCCGCGGTGGTGAATCCGCGCGGCGGCGCCATCGCCATCGGCCATCCGCTGGGCGCGTCCGGCGCCCGTCTGGCGGGCTCGGTGGCCCACCAACTCGCCGCCCTGGGCTCGGGTACCGGCCTCGCCGCGCTCTGCATCGGCGTGGGCCAGGGACTCGCCCTGGTCCTGGAGCGCTGA